Proteins from a single region of Trypanosoma brucei brucei TREU927 chromosome 7, complete sequence:
- a CDS encoding small nuclear ribonucleoprotein SmD1 (identical to: GB:AAG00461.1: Sm-D1 {Trypanosoma brucei} (PMID:10900267)) encodes MPAAESSTLIGFLQQLRGTQVEIEMMNSTIVTGEITFVEANMNTYMRHVKITAKGKNPEMAETYMVCGSKIRYVILPEAMNTDDVLVKAAAAKARPGSKRTERSNE; translated from the coding sequence ATGCCCGCGGCGGAGTCCTCGACGCTCATCGGCTTTCTTCAGCAGCTGCGTGGGACGCAAGTTGAGATTGAGATGATGAACTCGACCATTGTCACCGGGGAAATAACATTCGTGGAAGCCAACATGAATACATACATGCGTCATGTGAAGATAACggcaaaggggaaaaatcCCGAAATGGCTGAGACGTATATGGTTTGTGGCAGTAAAATCCGTTACGTAATTCTTCCAGAGGCAATGAATACGGACGATGTGCTTGTGAAAGCTGCGGCCGCGAAGGCGAGACCGGGAAGCAAAAGGACGGAGCGATCAAATGAGTGA
- a CDS encoding transporter protein, putative (similar to Cis,cis-muconate transport protein. (Swiss-Prot:P94131) [Acinetobacter calcoaceticus]) has product MAKRREVADDSDVYVLEFQKNYSDTTRQSLIVSDEVPDSTLLWRNMVMFTLLKIIGSYDSGAFSAAVGAENGIADEWGLTNLEQGALSASVFLGCMVGCPLAGHLFSQYSAKIVLIRVLVLHIFFTFCFATVTVYVISMVSRFLIGVTLSFIFVYVPVWVDDFAPRDRQSVWMALHNAGVPVGVLGGYLCGAILPSYTRISWEWAFYSKCIFTVPVIVYFLRVDHRSVDRNSSRKSNVQGSLGIGHGGNGLPTNGTESAVRRGNENVFDRSSGARNLVSSACDAVLHIWKTAAVLLGNIEYTCSVLAMCSLYFVVSGLQNFMTQYLHAEPFNASMKTIMVGFGTAIVASPIGGVITGGVLLDRLGGYQQNTRRVMIFTTAWGAGAAFFSVLCIFAGSTSALLVLMSLMLFCGGAVVPSGSGRVMASLPDTQRPAGAALAQMVYNLVGNFSGPLVCGSIAQWMGDLKYGIRAVFCCSVIGLVPMVILLFAADRHPSGVCAMSSCGPVSTVVEERLEVKSSGVVVENGNDDTVDAK; this is encoded by the coding sequence ATGGCGAAGCGCCGTGAAGTTGCCGATGATAGCGATGTATACGTGTTGGAGTTTCAAAAGAACTACTCTGACACTACCCGACAATCCCTGATTGTTTCAGACGAAGTGCCTGACAGCACTTTACTATGGCGCAATATGGTGATGTTCACACTTCTCAAAATCATTGGTTCGTACGATTCAGGGGCCTTCagtgctgctgttggagcTGAAAATGGCATTGCTGATGAATGGGGTCTCACGAATTTGGAGCAAGGAGCGCTTAGCGCAAGCGTATTTTTGGGATGTATGGTTGGCTGCCCGCTGGCGGGTCATCTCTTTTCTCAGTACAGCGCAAAAATCGTACTAATTCGAGTGCTCGTccttcacatattttttaCCTTCTGCTTCGCGACTGTTACGGTGTATGTCATCTCCATGGTGTCGCGGTTTCTCATAGGTGTAACGTTATCGTTCATTTTCGTATATGTTCCCGTATGGGTTGATGACTTCGCCCCGCGCGACCGGCAGTCCGTTTGGATGGCGTTGCACAATGCAGGAGTACCCGTGGGTGTTCTTGGCGGATATCTGTGCGGTGCCATCCTTCCTTCATACACACGGATAAGCTGGGAGTGGGCTTTTTACTCCAAGTGCATCTTTACCGTTCCGGTGATTGTATATTTCTTACGTGTCGATCACCGATCTGTTGAcagaaacagcagcaggaagagTAACGTTCAAGGATCGCTAGGCATCGGGCACGGAGGGAACGGTTTGCCAACCAACGGTACAGAATCGGCAGTGAGACGGGGAAACGAAAATGTGTTTGACAGGTCAAGCGGGGCCAGAAATCTCGTTAGTTCGGCATGTGATGCCGTACTGCATATATGGAAGACCGCAGCTGTGCTCCTTGGTAACATTGAGTACACTTGCAGCGTACTTGCTATGTGCTCCCTCTACTTTGTTGTATCGGGTTTACAAAACTTCATGACACAGTACCTTCACGCGGAGCCTTTCAATGCTTCCATGAAAACCATCATGGTTGGCTTCGGTACGGCGATTGTGGCATCTCCCATCGGCGGTGTGATCACCGGCGGTGTGCTTCTCGATCGACTTGGGGGTTACCAACAAAACACGCGGCGGGTTATGATATTCACCACCGCATGGGGTGCCGGGGCCGCTTTTTTCAGTGTCTTATGTATTTTCGCTGGAAGCACCAGCGCACTTCTTGTGCTCATGTCGCTGATGCTTTTCTGCGGTGGGGCAGTTGTGCCATCTGGAAGCGGCCGAGTGATGGCTTCCCTTCCCGATACCCAACGACCCGCAGGTGCCGCGCTTGCACAGATGGTGTACAACTTAGTTGGGAACTTCAGCGGCCCACTGGTGTGTGGTTCCATCGCACAGTGGATGGGCGACCTGAAGTATGGCATCCGCGCCGTGTTCTGCTGCAGCGTCATAGGGCTCGTTCCCATGGTGATACTCCTATTCGCAGCTGACAGGCACCCCAGCGGTGTATGTGCTATGTCAAGTTGCGGCCCCGTTAGCACTGTGGTGGAGGAGCGGTTGGAGGTAAAAAGCAGTGGCGTTGTTGTAGAAAATGGGAATGATGACACTGTGGATGCCAAGTAG